In Vitis vinifera cultivar Pinot Noir 40024 chromosome 17, ASM3070453v1, one genomic interval encodes:
- the LOC100251937 gene encoding uncharacterized protein LOC100251937: MFHPHETSYPNFTYLPHQSHSTIPNISLGPLFSQPVLHPTSIDPYSHSSLYPSIHVVLGGQATRYEDPNAVSQNWVVKNADPITYEPAVKPSNEKAVVSTSLNSLWSNNQPLVNDMTIRIPEQTKVILSLRCEVCNIDCNSKDVLEKHISGKKHNRNLQIHTNQVSTTISTKDSIGMNTGSLVGQIGSISHQRILGSAGAAAGQSLVAKRLKLVEGGAVADSVRTCTICNVACNSQVVFQKHLTGKKHAAQVGLRPQHLVVQPHSNGIWSKAPKKPKFVQSAWCEVCKINCNSSDVFTKHILGKKHLKNLEKLAEPKKDTSTSASTAAQVTTNPIIGPMERLDASKGKSTAAVEPGKRPAQLQTQQKDLDIKKQKIVEGGAAAGAVRACTICNVVCNSQTVFNIHLSGQKHASMVKKLGESTAA, translated from the exons ATGTTCCATCCCCATGAAACCTCCTATCCCAATTTCACCTACTTGCCTCACCAATCCCATTCCACAATCCCCAACATTAGCCTTGGTCCGCTCTTCTCTCAACCTGTTCTTCATCCCACCAGCATCGATCCGTATTCTCACTCCAGCTTATATCCTTCAATTCATGTTGTATTGGGCGGCCAGGCAACAAGATATGAAGACCCAAATGCGGTTTCACAGAATTGGGTTGTTAAGAACGCTGATCCCATTACATATGAACCT GCTGTTAAGCCTTCAAATGAGAAGGCAGTAGTGTCAACAAGTTTGAACTCCTTATGGAGCAACAATCAACCTTTGGTGAATGATATGACAATTAGAATACCAGAGCAAACCAAGGTCATTCTGTCCTTGAGGTGTGAAGTTTGCAACATTGATTGTAATAGCAAAGACGTTTTGGAGAAGCATATATCAGGGAAGAAACACAACCGAAATTTACAAATTCATACTAATCAAGTTTCTACTACAATATCCACAAAAGATTCCATTGGAATGAACACTGGTAGTCTGGTAGGCCAAATTGGCAGTATAAGTCATCAAAGAATATTAGGGTCAGCAGGTGCAGCTGCTGGTCAGTCTTTGGTGGCAAAGAGATTGAAGCTTGTGGAAGGTGGTGCAGTAGCAGATTCTGTGAGGACCTGCACAATATGCAACGTTGCTTGCAATAGCCAAGTAGTGTTCCAGAAACATCTTACTGGTAAAAAGCATGCTGCCCAG GTTGGCTTAAGACCTCAACATTTAGTTGTCCAGCCTCATAGCAATGGCATATGGAGTAAAGCCCCAAAAAAACCCAAGTTTGTTCAATCTGCATGGTGTGAAGTCTGCAAAATCAATTGTAACAGCAGTGACGTCTTCACCAAACACATACTGGGAAAGAAACACCTGAAGAACTTGGAAAAACTAGCAGAACCAAAAAAGGACACCAGCACCTCTGCCTCAACTGCTGCACAGGTCACCACAAATCCGATAATAGGACCAATGGAAAGGCTGGATGCTAGTAAAGGTAAATCAACTGCTGCGGTAGAGCCAGGAAAGAGGCCAGCCCAATTGCAGACACAACAAAAGGATCTGGACATAAAGAAACAGAAAATTGTAGAAGGTGGAGCAGCAGCTGGTGCAGTTAGAGCTTGTACTATATGCAATGTGGTCTGCAATAGCCAGACAGTCTTCAACATTCATCTCTCCGGCCAGAAGCATGCTTCCATGGTGAAGAAACTGGGTGAATCCACTGCAGCATAA